AATCAACTACACCTCAATCCTAAATTAGTTGGGTTCAGCTAATTCGCTGTCTCCATTCTGCTCTTTTAATGCAGTATTCAAGGAATTATTAGGTTATTTCTATATTGACTGCTACCCCACTGCAATCCTTTTTTATACGGATATGGGAGCACTTATGCTTTGTGAAGCTCATATAAGTTCAGATGACTAATATATGACCTAAGCTAGCAAATATTTAGCTTTGAAATGACTATTTTCAGAAACTTTCCGTGATTATTAGCATAATATGTTTCTTCAACACAAAACTTCAGGAATTGTGACGAAGAATATAGCATAGTCGTTACTATTGTTTGTTGCTTTATTTTCACTgttccttgagccgagggtctatggGAAACAACATTTCTATGTTTacaagataggggtaaggtctcatacacactaccctccccaaaccccacttatgGGATTGGGTTTGCTATTGTTGTTGTAATATAGCATGACAATTAATTCTAGTCGTGCTCATTTTGCCTTGGACATACTTCCTAAAGTCTTAATATGCTCTATGGGTTGACATCACCAAAGATATCTCCAAAATTCAGCATTTTGTTATAGATATATTCTTTTGAAGAATTATTCTTATCATGATAATTTTAACTGTTACCATGTTATTAACTCAAAAGTAGTCTAATAAACTTCAGAAATTCTATGAGAGACCTTCAAATTGCGAGATTAGCCACTATGATTCTACCTGAGCATTGTAGCTTTGGAGGCCTATGATTGGAGAAACTATACAGTCATCCACACTTGGGGGTTTTAGTGTCTGGTTTCCGTGAATAAAATGGCCAAGCGAATGATAAGTCAAGAAAGCAGCACGCAAATTTCCATCGGGTATCCTATAAATGGGGTACCATGCAACCGAAAACCTGTAAAGACATGGAATAATCAGATCTAAAACAATGTTGCTCTGGAACTAGAAGATGGCTTTTCACGCACTTATTTCATTCTATTTCTTTTCTCCAAACAGGGATGTAGATATGCATTGCGCTTCACATATTTAAGAACCATATAAAATCATAATAGCTACGCATTTCTGCCACTAACCAGGAATGAGGATGCAGGTCATCTAAGCTCGTAGTATGTAGGAGCGATGGATCTCCATATGATCTACAGTTTGAGGGTCCATTGCCAGAGACAAGTTCCTGTATTCTGTAATAGAGAATTCAAAGAAAGATCAGCAGAATGCTATCAACCCCACAAAAAAAACATTTCCTGGCGACGAGCTGCATAGAGCCTTATGCAGAACTCAAGATGACAAATCAATCAAACTAGAGTTTCCCTGCTTAGAGAGCTGAGCATGGGAAATAGCACAAAATGAATATGCTTCCCAAAAATCCAACACCAGAGAATATGGAAATAAAAGTTAGTTCTTCACCAGAAGCAAAGTAAGGGTAACCATGGAGTATAAATGATCAGTATTGAGGACAACGATTTACCGACAGTAAATTCGCTAGTGATGGGCTAATGTTGCATTGCAAGAGGACATGACAGGTTGGTCATTTTTTTTCCCCCAACGATAAACTCTTAACAAAGAAAAACTAAATGCTAGCAGAAACAACTTAAGTATCACATACGTTTCAAACAACGGTCGCCGCCTTTGAGGCTGCTCAGATTCGAAATATTCAAAGAGAAGCTCCATATCATCAGACAAGTTAAATTCATCAGGTAGATGATGTAAATCACCATTATTGCACTCTGAAGATGACGCTGAGTCAGAAAGAACACCTTTCTGTAGTAAAGAGCTTGAATCCTCAATAAGAGGTTGAGGTACAAGTACAGAAAATATTGAGCGCAGATCTGCACTAGGTGAACTCTCAGATATTCTATTCATCTTACACTCCGCCACATCCACGGACCCCAGAGTCCTATTATCATTATGGATTGGACGAGTCCTATGGTACTTGAAGAGCTGAATGGCTGACAAATATGGAACAAAATAGGCACGAAACTTAGAATGATCCATCCCATAATGTCTTGCATTTCTGTGATCCTCTGCTTTTACTTCTAAACCATAGCTCCCATGTTTCTCATACCACTGCCACAAGTTCTCCAAAGAGATATTAGGTATCTCATGTCTGCATAGAGGATCATTAGTAGCTTGACTGCGGAAGCAAGCCTGACAAGTCCGAATACTAACAGATGGGCATATAAATGGAGAGGCAGAATGAAGAAGTTTCTCAAACTCGGCAGCAGGATAGCCATTACCGATCTCAATGGCTTTAGAGGCTAGCTGTGCCCTATGGGCATCATTCACTGCCTGATAAATGTTTCTACAATCATTTTCAAGACTATGAAAGGTTTGGCTTTTAGCTTCAGGAACGAAGAACTTCGCCGTAGCAGCATTGTCGTAGCCCTGCTCTAGAGTGCATGTGTTATGATTTCTCAACTTCCCAAACTGAGCATCACCAGGTAATGCTTTTATATTATCTGAATATTGACCTGCATTTATCACTCTGACATTCACTGAGGAAGAAACAGGAGCTTGACATTTAGAAGCTAGTTGTTCATGTGTAACATTTTGACCAGAAGGAGAAACTTCTTGGTCCGCGTTGTCACCCTCTCCATCCACAGCAGGAAGCTCCTGCCGCTGTGCTGTTAGGTCATCGAACTTTCCTGATCTAGATAACAAGCCAAATTGATGTTCAACTGTTTGATCATCCACGCTGGATACAACAATTGGGACATTTTCTGTTGCTTCCACATTACGGGAACAAGCTTTGGGATTCGGGATTGGTTTAAGGGAAACATATTGAACATTCCCTTTCTTGTATCTAGCCCTAAAAGAACTTGTTCCAGTTCGAGAATCTGCAGCATTAATTGATCTTTTTGCTGAAGCTATTTGGGTAGCTGAACCAAATACATCATCTGATTGCATGTTAGTCTTCAAACAAACATTTGAAGAGGCTCCATTAACTGGAGATCCTTTTTGACATTGACTTTCATTCTCCTCCAGTGGATCTAGACACTTATTTCTCCTCGGATTTTTTGGAACTTTGAGCTTTTCTTGATTTTCATGTGCGGATTGTGATAATATAATAGAATCAACACGATTAGGAAGCTCTTTCTTCACTGTACTCTTTTTCAACCTATTATCAAACTGTGAGAAACCTAAGTTCAATTTTTCCAAGTCACAATTGCTTACATCAGCATCATTCTTCTGGACCCTTTTCCAAATACAATGATAATTTTCCTTTCTCACATGGCTATTCTGGTTTCCAGTACTACTTGCATAGACATTTGAGTCTTTGGGGACTCTTCTAAAATACTTATCCTTCTTTTCTGTTACATAAGGATTCCCAACATGCTGCTTTGAACGCTTTTTCTTCTCACCAGCACTGTTTAAGATGTCTCCAGTAGAAGAAACCTCTGTACTTACAATAGTATGAGGTGATTTACATCCACCCGAACTACATCTTTCATTACTACTTAAGCCAAGAGCAATAGAGTTCACGGTCATGGCATCAGTCATCAAGGAATTAGACATATTAGCAGAACTAATTGATCTATGTTGTATACTTTGTATCACAGCTTGAGTTATTGAACATCCAACAGCAGATTGCAGCTCATTTAGGCCATTACTGCACTTGAGATTTCTATTCCGCTTCCCCTTCTTTCTAGGTTTTTTCCTTGAGCATCTGTCTGTGGATCTATTTTCCTTAGGGTCATGAACATCCATATCTTCTACACTATTGGCATCAGATCCCACGGAGATGGTTCCAGGAAATTCACATTCGATAATTGGATTTTGGCCAGAAGGAATGATTGATAACATGTCCCATTTCTTTAGATGGCTGAAAGCACCTCCATCGTGTAGAGAGCTTCTAGACGAGATTGATTCAAGAGGAGAGCCAATATTAAAAACTCTTTGAATTTTCTCTCTaccaaacaagaaagaagttaatGCCAACAACGAACCAACTTGAAAACTATTTACATTTGATTGAAGTGATCTCCGACATATTTCACGGTAGAGATATTGTTGTGGAAGAACAAGAACTCTCCATAGTCCATTGGATTCCAAGACAAAGAATGTGACATCTGTAGACCTGCAAAATGATTCATATGTTCACATATGAACATTGTTAAGCTTAAACCAATATCATGTGAAAAAATATCGGGCCAACTATTGGTATCTCATGCAATATTTTCATTGTTATAAGAAAAGCTATAAATGTGGTATATGACATCAAAATTTATACAATTCCACTTCCCAACGACGTAGTTGGTATAAAGTGACAAGCTACAGAAAATGAACTTCAACAATAATAcacaaatacaaaaatatatgtagcTCATCGATAGTACCAAGAAACTGTCTTTACCTACAATTGGAAAATCTCCATATAACAGAAGATACTCCATAGTCCTAGAAGAAAGTACCATAATACATGTCAGAACTACTCCAGATGAACGACAAAGCGTTAGTATATCCATGTGATGTGCAGCAATTTATATACACAACCATAGAAGATGAACTGAACTTATGCACCTCGAGAGATTTCAGGGACAATGCACTGTCATCCATATCTGGATCTTTCTGAATGATGCTACCTGATCTCCGAAGGATACAATGCATTTTTCTGCAATGTAAAGAGATCACATAGAGATCACCATATGTGCTACTTCAGTAGTCTTCAACTTCAGGGAAATGCAAATTGACATATATCCAAGAATGAAATTCATGATGCAAGGCTACCTAAAGTTTGTATAACTTATTACTTCTTCTAGAAAAACTATACCTACTATCTTGTTCGTATACCGCAAAAACTTGACTTAGAATTTAAATGCTTAAAAGTTTTCCTTCTTGAAAAATAAgacttcaaattaatataaacTAATACCATTATATGTTATTTTAACCTGACGCGACATTTGAAAACAATGTTTTCAAACTTTGTTTACCAAAATTCCCTGCTTGCCAAAGTAGGTACATACTAGAATTAAGGAGGTTCAACTGCACTCGCATATACCCAGTGAATCAATGAACTTCTAAATAAATGGAGCTCCATTTAGAAAGAACATGGCCAAGCAAAGCAAGAAGAAGGTTAAGAACAATGTGGTCCATTACACTACGAGCAGTAAAGGCTGCTTTTTGGATGAATATGATCATGCAAACTTGCATCAGAGCTGCTTATGTTCAGTGTTAGGAAAAACAAAGACCAGGCGTAGTTAGAAGAAGAAGGTTTACAGGGTATAAAAGTGACAAAGTAAAGAAATTTCACATTGTTTTTATAGGTCAATTAGTTCTCAAAATTACATTGTGATAGATGCTCAATTCTATGGCCTTTAAAAATACATCCCGAGGTAATAATAGGAGGAAAGCTTACTGATTTACAACGAAAAAAGTTATGAAAATATCACTAATATAATAGTGTAAATTATGCCAGCTTGAATCAGGAAAACCAGAGATTTGAATGACACCTAAATTTCCAGTCAAATAGTATCCAGAAGATTAGCTGACAGGGGATGGACAGATAATTAGACTTTAAAGGATCACGTCAAACGTCAGAACCGATTTACAATACATTTTCTCTTTATACATACAATAAATTTTCTCTTTATAACTTAAAACATGAACCTGAAGATTAACAAATACCTGACCTCAAGACCTCAGCAATTATCTCTGCAGGAAAAATGGATGCACATAATAAAACTAATGTTCAAAATTCAAGAAATCATTGAACATTACAATGGGAAAGGGTAAAAAAGAGAGGCAAAAATTTATACCAGCCAAGCAATTGAAGATGACAAGAACATTATGTTGCAACTAATGCTTTAAGACAAAGGAATGAAAAtcaatagaaaaataaaaataaaaataaaaagagagaagaaCCCTGTGAGCATGTGAAACTCAAGTTGGGCACTTCCCTTACTGGTGCAGAAACTGAAATCAAAGAGGCCACAAAAATTTACACAAATCCAATTTAATTTAGTCTTAATCACTAATTTTTTGTTGTGTGGATAAATTAGCAACCAAATATAACACTCATAGCCACAAAATAGAAACAACCAAGAAAGaaaaacatagacaaaacatgGATTATTACTAATCTACATGCAAATACCTTAATCCAATCGCAAACCCAAAATCACAAAGCTTAATACTTTAACAAAAAATAAGAGCAATTCAGGGTTCCTGGAATTTAGGAAATGACTGCTATACATTTTTTAAGTCAAGATTAGTCGTTTTTCTCAAACCTCAACCATTCACCTCATGTACAAcaccaaagaaaataaaaaataaaaagttattATCACCTAAGAAAAATAGGGCTACGAAATTATtaactttatttttcttcttctttttcattttatgcTTTCTGGGTTTTGAGGCCCTCAAAAAACGTACAGAATGAGTTCAAGAAAAGATTACAAAAACTTGCCTTTAGAATGAAGAACGAGCTACAAGATTTAAAAAAACAGTAAAAGTTCAAAGAATCATGGCTGTGTTTATGTATGAATTATGTTTAAGGAAGTAGCAAGAAAAGTGgggtcttttgtttctttttgccCTTTttgtgttttcatttttgtttccttGGGGGTGGGTGGTCAGAGACAAGAGGCCACTGATATTTCGACAGGTGGGGTTTCAGTGAGATAAGGACTCATAGTCACAATTTGAAGGGGATGACACGGACCATTGAGTCTCACTTTACGGGCTTACGCGACGTTGATTTAATTTTGCTACATTAACAGTTTCGTAGTGGTTTATGCGAGACGAAACAGTACAAGTAATTCTTGTTAAGTAGCATCTAAAGAGAAGGGCGATAAAGAAGcaataaaattctatttttttaagGTTTTGCATATGCTGAGGATCTCTCAATCTTTTGCCCAAGCTGAGGTAAAAACTCGTCCCACATGCGATTCGAAGGCTGAGCCTCACTTCCAACAATAAGGGTGCTCCTTATgtgaaattaaaacaaaaaagATACAGTTCACGAAACAATTGCTCTTTCAACTTCGTGATAAAATTGCAACTGTTAGTGACAATAGTTTATGCTGCAAACAATACCACTAAGGATGCTTGCTTGCATTTTCTGCAAAGGAAGACAAGTAATTAATCAAACGTGTTTCATTTCAAAAGCATGTCAAATTATACTTAATCAGTCGTTAAAGAAAGACAAGAGAACAAAATACTTCTAATGTTACGAATAATAACTAATTAAAACAGAAAATTTAAGAGTTGATTCTTCTCTTCACTGATCCATAGTTCTTTGTTCTTCATTCATCCAAacaatatcatttagaaatacaAACCCAACCTTAATGACGAGTTTTACAATAGGGTAAAAGAAACAACCAATATATCCCGCACTCAAATTGGGAAACAAGCACTATTCTATTGCATGAGGAATATGTAATCAACCAGTAGTTAAATCCAAAATGAGAGTCAATACATTCTGCTACGATTGAAATACCTCAAAAATACACATGCACCATCTTGATGTAAACTTGAGCTCTGAGAACATTACATCAGGATCTTAATTAGTTCATCTCTTTATCCAAAATTGCTCTTAAAGTATGTGCTCTTGCAGAAAAATGAACTCAAATTCTATTCACAAACAGATAAATAGATGAAGTTCATATGAATGATGAATCAAAAACGATCCTTTCTTTTACGTGCTGTGTATTTGGTATCTGCAGGCACTGTATTTCCCTTTCTCCTCATCTGTTCTTTCTTCTTCAGAACCCAATCTCTTCCTTTGCCTCTCTTGtttactttttgtttttttctaggTCTGTGCCTATCAGATACGCAAACCTGCATGGTAGGGTGAAAAGGTAATTAGATAACCAAAGACTGACAGAATAAGAGGGGAAAAAGAAAACAGGAAAAACGAGGGGGTTTAAGAGGAAAGGGGGAAAAAACTTACTGTCTGGTTTTCTTCATCCCCGCTATTATCTTCATCAGAGCAACTCTCTCCATCTTCACCCTTCCCGTTGGGAGTGATGAAGCTGAGAGATGGCGGACCACAAGTGAGCACTAAGTACTCTTTCCTCCTTTTAGTACTGTGACAAGAGAGAGCATTCAGTGTCAAGTCAGTACACCAAATATCAAAGAGTTGAATCTTCATACCTTGAAAATTCATCTCTTTGCATCAGAGTTTAGGGTGTATCTCACATACAAGTTTCCCTTTTCCTTCCCTCATTTTTAGCTAATTCTAGTTCAGTCCCTTCATTATTGTGTCACACATTTAACCTTCAATCCTCAGATATACTCCAACTATTGTGGTATGAGAAAGAAGAGAAGAGATTGGGAGGACACATGAGCATGCATGCATAACTTCAACGGGGGCAGCCTCTCGGTGTTGCTCGCACAATAATTCCTATCTTTTCTAAAAGCTTGAAGTTAAAGTAGGGACACTATGCTTAATTATGTCTTTGACGGATCAAATCCACTGAGCTTTTGAAGGTTGAGTGGAGGGACGCCTGACAGTCACAAATAGGTGGCTGTTTTAAGTATTTATATTTAAATTTGATTGATCCTGCTTGTAGAGGGATTCACCTATCCCACTCTGGATAAACTAAGGTTGATGTGTTAAGAGCGATAACATGAAGTCTACCACTAGAATTAAGCTTTATGTAGACACAATTAGCAATGCCACATAAAGCTTCCTGGGACCCTGTAATTTCAGTTCAGAGGATGAGCTTCCAGACAGGAAAACCAATGTTGATCTCCGAACTGTTTCACCTTTTATTCTTTCAGTTGTGTAAGCCTTCCATCTCACCATAAAACTAGCAAAAATGAAGAACAGAGGATATTTATAAGCTTCTTCTCTACCTGTGGGGGTAGTCAACAACTATGCCTCCAGAAAAACCAGCTCGCATGGCAAAACCCAGTATCAACTCCCGCTGAGCGATATTTTCAGGATAGACTTGAAGTACTGCTCTTGCGCCTCTTCCCAAACATCTATATAAGGAACCAAAGAATGCCCTACAGAAATTTTTGATGAAGTAATCAAAATGCATTAAtaaggcatcaagaagatgcagaaTTACAAAAAGGAGAAGGAACAGTTCCAGTATAAACCAGGAGCTATCATGGAAAAAAAACCGTAAACAGCAGAAGGTTATCCCCAGTACAGTAACTATGCTAATATCAGGGAactaacaaaatccaaaaaattatCAACACTGTTTACGAGGGTGTGAAACTTCCAACTGAACAAACTAACTAAATATGTTCAGGTTTCACACTGCTTGTTCAATACTGCTGACATAATAATTGAATCTTGGGCAGATCAGTATCTACCAACAATCAATCTAAGATAGAAtgaactcacacttacttcaACCTTAACCGAGGTTCATGAGAAGACTTGTCAGCATTGCACAGCCACTGCTCGAGCAAATAAAGAACATTAGTAGTAAGCAAGAACCAAGCATAGCAAGTATGATACAGATGGCAAGATGACCAAGAGTTGAGATGTTAAAAAAAAGAGCACTCAAACCTAACCTATATAGTCAACTGAAAGAAGCCCGCTTACCACTCCCTTTTCCCTTAGATGCTTTGCCCTCTTGATTTGTATATGTTAAAAGGACTACAATCAATTGAAAATGCCTCTTGCTTAAAAAGTGTGACTAAGTGCGTGCAAACTGACTTGAACACCATTGTTAATTTGAAATAGAAAAAAGATGCCTAACTCACAGGTGTGCACACACGCACACACGTGTTTGTATGTGTGAGTATGATAAAATAAGTAGtatcttttttccttttaatctTTTTATACTGGGTCTAATATTGATGTGCAACGTCCTCATAATCATCTTCAGAGTTTCTCCCCATTAAGAGCTCTGAGAGGATACTAACCTGATAACCAACATTAAATTAGGTCGACGAACATCCTACTTCTTAGATAGGTAAAGAACTGACCCCTCCAACCATAAGGTTTGGCATTCAAGTCACCAGAGCAAAGTGAGAAATGACCAGTATTGGGCTTTCAGGTAGGAAGTTTGGGGGATTGATTTCCATTAAAAGAAATGGAAAGGAAAAGAGCTAGTGATGCCTATTATTTCTCTTGCATATATACTGATAATTTAGCAACATCCAATACAAGTAACAACCAGGATAAAATTTttgaaagttgatgatgagatTACAAAAGTTATTGCTTCGATAATTCTTTAAAGTTATACGCGGACCAAATCTTTTCATATGGATATATGAGTTAattatggaaaaagaaaaaaaacaattttGTATAATTAAACATTGCCGAGCTCCCCTTGACCAAATGTGAAGTGCAGTTTAAAGTAGCTACCATCATAGCTACTCCCAGCATTATCAGGGAAGAACAAATCAATAGAGACAAGAATATACCTGGACAGCTGAGATACTGATGGCACCATCTAGAACTCCAGGTCGAAGCCCTAAGCCCTAAAACAAGATGCAACCTATTATTTAGGTTCATTCAATCAAATGAAGAACAGGTTGCAAGTATATAGGAGATGCAAATTTTGAACTAGCCAATCTTTGGGACTCATCAACAAGTGTATTGTGTCAAAAGAAAGTAGTTTCACAGATATTTAATTTTCAGAGAAATGCTTTCTTAAAAATCCAAAGCAATGTCAATATACACGAAAAATAACCAAGAGAGGCAACCGCCTTTTATATTCTCTTTACCCTCAAGGCCTCAACCATGACTTATAAGAAAAACCAAGTCAAGCAAAGAAACTGTGCACAATTAATGACTAAAAACATGTTCAAAATGCTTTTGCCTAAAAAAACCCAATTATAGGCAGGAAGCTACatgtttttttgttgttgttgggatGATTAAACTTATGGCCAGACAATACAAGCAAAGTTTCTCCGACTGGTTTTTGTGTAAAACATCACATAATATACTGTAGTGATGACCTGCCAGCAAATTTCCATGCAAGTGTGAAATCTCTAGTTTCAGGAGTAGCATCACAAACGTACGCTGGTAAACTAAGATTCACCACTAGCATGGCCTTTAAAACAAAAAAGAGAGATGCATCGGGAGACATTCCATATTGTATTGGGGAAAACAACAAGTAATGTAGTAACAGGTTACTGTATGCTACAAATTACTATGTTCTAATATGTTTTAGATAGGTTGATAACTCTGCTACATCATTACTGTCATGACATCCTTCAGTTGCATTTTGAGATTTCCGTATGACTGCAACGATAAGTACTATGGGTGTAAAGGCATACATATCCACAAGCAACAAGGTGTATCTGGTCTTAATACCTGCAGTGGgagaaatataaagaaaacatgtaGCTGAGATTTTAGGTACCTACCTGACCCATGTCACCAAGTACTAGATCACCATCAACCTCGCGCTCCAGTGCAACGTCTGGAACATGAAAACCATTATCTAACAATAGTGAAACGTGAAAAACTTTGCACTTAGACGACAAGAAATTTACGCACCAAGCATTGACTGTGATATATCCAAGCCAAGCCACTGGTGTCCATGCTCAGTGATTGTTTCACCACTTAGACCTGATCCACATCCTTCAGAATGGAAAACAAGTAATTACTGCCTGGTTGTTTAACTAATAAAGTGGAATAAATACGAAAACCTCACAACTCCACAATTGAAAAGATAAAGAACTATCATTGTTTCAAAAGACATCTGTTAGAAGCCACGAGGACAACAATTCCGAAAGGCCACATTGAAGGAGCCAACCTTCTGGGAAATTGCGTAACTCAGACCAAATATACTGCAAAACAGTTTCTTACTGATCAGCCAAAAGAAAATCTTAAAACCTTCCCCGTTTCTCTGGTATGAATgagcaattaaccatttctatctaCTGTGTGTTTTTCCATCACTACATGTTGTTCCTTTCGCCTTGTTTTCTTATTATGTTACTGCTTTATTTTCATCTTTCCatgtgccgagggtctattggaaacaacatcTCTACATTCACAttaggggtaaggtttgcataCTCACTAGCCTCCTCAGagcccacttgtgggattatactgggtttgttGCTTTTGTTGCTGTATAGTTCATCTGGTTTATAATAAGCCAGTTTATTCCTTAACTATCTTAAAATGTATGAGGCTTTACAATGTTCCGTTACAATTCACTAAACACTAGTTCTTTGTGTAATGCTATAAAACAACTCCCTTTCTCTTTATTCACCCTAAATAAAAAAACACCATAGCTAAAACTTAGCTCATCAAATTCACTAATACAACTACAACGTAAAACAAGTGCGTACCAATATCAAGAAGTAATCTCGGGACTCCATCATCTGGTAAGGCAAGAAGCTCCAATGCTCTCTCTGTAAGTTGCGACTTTGCATAATTACAAACTAAAGTCAGCTAAGTATCCAACACTGTGAATGGAATgtcttattttattttagtatAAGAAAGCACAAACCTGAATGTCGATTATTCGAGAAGATGAAGTGTACTTGCGAGCTTCATCGTCGTTGTAGAATATTTCAGGCGGCGCTAGGAGCTCCGGTCTTGATGTCGACATTTTTTTCTTCACTCAGAAAGTGTGGTATTTTGTTTAACAGAGTCAACTGGTCAAAAAGGATTTGGTTTtaagataataaaataaaatatggttccaaaaccctaattttatgGTTTCTGATATCTTTTTGTAATTTTTACATTACTATACCCTATATCAAATTATATTACCCTCCTTGCTCAAGTTTTACTATGATTACATTTTATATACTCAATTATCATTTATGTTCATTTTAAGGGAAGTGGGCGATTCTCGATACCACTGACGCCCGCCGGAGTGTGGCTGGAAATTTTCAGATCCGGCAGTGAAGTGTTAAACGACGGTGAACCTTTTTTCTGTTTATCTTATCTTATAACCACCTGTGTTTAAAAAAAACGGGAACTATTTTCATTCCCTCAAGGTGGTGATTCCGAGTTTCCGATCGTTGTTCAATTGTTCCGGCCGACATTTCGACTCCGTCCTTGATTCATTAATGCAAAGAGGTAGCGGTGATACCTCcttctggtttttgggtcgtggtattttctgtattttcaggaattctcggagtaattgagacaagttgggcgcacgagcactggcaaaggagagcaacctgggcgagtgtcagcaaGTGGGCGGGagcgtacaactacatcgagcacagcaaatcagccacaggttttgttatcgggaattggtacctcctgttttactgtttcccttttggtgttagctaaattactgttattttacttcgcaatagttaaacctttgAACTAGGATACTAGCTACCACGTGTTTCCTTCAAGTTTGATTTGTGTACGTTGTACACTAGCGAGacttctctagattgttgtaggtgtagtggctgcagtctgggatgatagaataagggcatgtcctcgggtggggcagagtgtggggtggggttcagggggtgggtcgggtagcagggtaggtagaggggg
This sequence is a window from Nicotiana sylvestris chromosome 3, ASM39365v2, whole genome shotgun sequence. Protein-coding genes within it:
- the LOC104227510 gene encoding uncharacterized protein isoform X1; protein product: MHCILRRSGSIIQKDPDMDDSALSLKSLEDYGVSSVIWRFSNCRSTDVTFFVLESNGLWRVLVLPQQYLYREICRRSLQSNVNSFQVGSLLALTSFLFGREKIQRVFNIGSPLESISSRSSLHDGGAFSHLKKWDMLSIIPSGQNPIIECEFPGTISVGSDANSVEDMDVHDPKENRSTDRCSRKKPRKKGKRNRNLKCSNGLNELQSAVGCSITQAVIQSIQHRSISSANMSNSLMTDAMTVNSIALGLSSNERCSSGGCKSPHTIVSTEVSSTGDILNSAGEKKKRSKQHVGNPYVTEKKDKYFRRVPKDSNVYASSTGNQNSHVRKENYHCIWKRVQKNDADVSNCDLEKLNLGFSQFDNRLKKSTVKKELPNRVDSIILSQSAHENQEKLKVPKNPRRNKCLDPLEENESQCQKGSPVNGASSNVCLKTNMQSDDVFGSATQIASAKRSINAADSRTGTSSFRARYKKGNVQYVSLKPIPNPKACSRNVEATENVPIVVSSVDDQTVEHQFGLLSRSGKFDDLTAQRQELPAVDGEGDNADQEVSPSGQNVTHEQLASKCQAPVSSSVNVRVINAGQYSDNIKALPGDAQFGKLRNHNTCTLEQGYDNAATAKFFVPEAKSQTFHSLENDCRNIYQAVNDAHRAQLASKAIEIGNGYPAAEFEKLLHSASPFICPSVSIRTCQACFRSQATNDPLCRHEIPNISLENLWQWYEKHGSYGLEVKAEDHRNARHYGMDHSKFRAYFVPYLSAIQLFKYHRTRPIHNDNRTLGSVDVAECKMNRISESSPSADLRSIFSVLVPQPLIEDSSSLLQKGVLSDSASSSECNNGDLHHLPDEFNLSDDMELLFEYFESEQPQRRRPLFETIQELVSGNGPSNCRSYGDPSLLHTTSLDDLHPHSWFSVAWYPIYRIPDGNLRAAFLTYHSLGHFIHGNQTLKPPSVDDCIVSPIIGLQSYNAQGECWFQPRHSADDLTEEFLDMDLHTVLRERIRTLEQTASIMSRAVRKIGSDTLVNRHPDYEFFLSRRR
- the LOC104227510 gene encoding probable GPI-anchored adhesin-like protein PGA55 isoform X2 — translated: MHCILRRSGSIIQKDPDMDDSALSLKSLEDYGVSSVIWRFSNCRSTDVTFFVLESNGLWRVLVLPQQYLYREICRRSLQSNVNSFQVGSLLALTSFLFGREKIQRVFNIGSPLESISSRSSLHDGGAFSHLKKWDMLSIIPSGQNPIIECEFPGTISVGSDANSVEDMDVHDPKENRSTDRCSRKKPRKKGKRNRNLKCSNGLNELQSAVGCSITQAVIQSIQHRSISSANMSNSLMTDAMTVNSIALGLSSNERCSSGGCKSPHTIVSTEVSSTGDILNSAGEKKKRSKQHVGNPYVTEKKDKYFRRVPKDSNVYASSTGNQNSHVRKENYHCIWKRVQKNDADVSNCDLEKLNLGFSQFDNRLKKSTVKKELPNRVDSIILSQSAHENQEKLKVPKNPRRNKCLDPLEENESQCQKGSPVNGASSNVCLKTNMQSDDVFGSATQIASAKRSINAADSRTGTSSFRARYKKGNVQYVSLKPIPNPKACSRNVEATENVPIVVSSVDDQTVEHQFGLLSRSGKFDDLTAQRQELPAVDGEGDNADQEVSPSGQNVTHEQLASKCQAPVSSSVNVRVINAGQYSDNIKALPGDAQFGKLRNHNTCTLEQGYDNAATAKFFVPEAKSQTFHSLENDCRNIYQAVNDAHRAQLASKAIEIGNGYPAAEFEKLLHSASPFICPSVSIRTCQACFRSQATNDPLCRHEIPNISLENLWQWYEKHGSYGLEVKAEDHRNARHYGMDHSKFRAYFVPYLSAIQLFKYHRTRPIHNDNRTLGSVDVAECKMNRISESSPSADLRSIFSVLVPQPLIEDSSSLLQKGVLSDSASSSECNNGDLHHLPDEFNLSDDMELLFEYFESEQPQRRRPLFETIQELVSGNGPSNCRSYGDPSLLHTTSLDDLHPHSWVNAGFSQGTLLTT
- the LOC104227511 gene encoding 18S rRNA (guanine-N(7))-methyltransferase RID2-like, with translation MSTSRPELLAPPEIFYNDDEARKYTSSSRIIDIQSQLTERALELLALPDDGVPRLLLDIGCGSGLSGETITEHGHQWLGLDISQSMLDVALEREVDGDLVLGDMGQGLGLRPGVLDGAISISAVQWLCNADKSSHEPRLRLKAFFGSLYRCLGRGARAVLQVYPENIAQRELILGFAMRAGFSGGIVVDYPHSTKRRKEYLVLTCGPPSLSFITPNGKGEDGESCSDEDNSGDEENQTVCVSDRHRPRKKQKVNKRGKGRDWVLKKKEQMRRKGNTVPADTKYTARKRKDRF